A region of Halorhabdus rudnickae DNA encodes the following proteins:
- the phoU gene encoding phosphate signaling complex protein PhoU, whose translation MAREAYREALDALRSAVLEMGRLVLERLDSALHAIETDDDDLAQGVIDGDEDVNQQYLDIEAQCIDLFALEQPVAGDLRFVAATFKIITDLERVGDLAANLGRYTLSSTRTDVPDIDAAGIGQEATGAFEAALAAYDERDPDACREVAERDDELDALCQRASERVVRDLLEREPRPDAWALEVLLDDVASALLTIRDIERIGDHAVNIAARTLYAVDGDPELIY comes from the coding sequence ATGGCGCGAGAGGCGTACCGCGAGGCGCTTGACGCGCTCCGGTCTGCGGTTCTGGAGATGGGGAGGCTCGTACTCGAACGTCTCGATAGCGCGTTGCATGCCATCGAAACTGACGACGACGATCTCGCCCAGGGGGTCATCGACGGCGACGAGGACGTCAACCAGCAGTACCTCGACATCGAGGCCCAGTGCATCGACCTCTTCGCGCTGGAACAGCCTGTCGCGGGCGATCTTCGATTCGTCGCGGCCACGTTCAAGATCATCACCGACCTCGAACGCGTCGGCGACCTGGCGGCAAACCTCGGGCGATACACGTTATCGAGTACCCGAACGGACGTCCCCGACATCGACGCCGCTGGGATCGGTCAAGAAGCAACCGGGGCGTTCGAAGCGGCGTTGGCGGCCTACGACGAGCGAGATCCCGACGCCTGCCGGGAAGTCGCCGAGCGGGACGACGAACTCGACGCGCTCTGTCAGCGAGCCAGCGAGCGGGTCGTCAGAGACCTCCTCGAACGCGAGCCCCGGCCTGACGCCTGGGCGCTGGAGGTACTCCTCGACGATGTAGCGAGTGCGCTGTTGACGATTCGTGACATCGAACGGATCGGAGATCACGCCGTCAATATCGCCGCTCGAACACTGTACGCCGTCGACGGCGATCCGGAGTTGATCTACTGA